The segment TTTTTAGTTAACACATCCAAGACTAGATTCAAACGGGTTTTCACTAAAATTTGCAGTGAAAATGAGATGGAGATGGAGATAAGAGTACAGCATCAGCAGCAGGTAAAACCTGAAAATTGAAGGATAAATTAAGTAACGGATTGGGTTTTGGATCCATGGCCTTGTGATATGGAGCAGAATCTGCAAACTATCAAATGAAAGATGGGTGTGAAAATAGAAATTGAGTGTCTAAAGTGGAAATATGACCAAATAAACATTTTGAAGAGGGATAATGAAGACTCGAAATTTAGAGAAGATCTCAATGCATGTTGCTTCGAATCTTAAGGACACcaagttttcattttttatctataacaaaaaaataaaattcataacatTTGGCATTCTAACATTGCTCAAGAaaggattttcttttcaatttttagtatgtatatataaaaggagCTTTACCAACACTTGTTAAAATGAAAGAGCAATCCTCAAATGTTTCCCTTCAATTATTgagataaattttgattttaaaaaacatttatgcatcaatatttttaaaataatttagacaTATTAAATGGGTTTTTGTTGTTAGTCCTTGACATAAAATGTTAGGTTTTCTACAAGATAATGTCCATTGTTATACAATTTGACTGATAATTGAACAGGGatagaaatatttaaataaaaattcttcaatttaaaaaaaaaatatacaaaaaattgATATCAGAATCAAAATTGATACTATCTATAGAAATGGTGGGTCGTTTCTTAAATTTTCCCAAACCCATAAAAATCATATACAAGTGACGTGGCTGCACAATGGAGTGTTAGATTTGAACCAATGCAGATAGTGTGCCATTTAAAGTAAAGAATGAGATCAATATGattaaagttaaattaatttaattattattttactattaaaagaactctaaaaaatatgaatatttcaGTATGGTAATCCATAATTGAAATACTCGTTTTGCtcttcaaaaacaaaaccttaaaACTATCTATTAGAAGTAGTATTATAATGTCACAATGATCCATTTCAAATGGaacaattaaatctttttacttttatattgcACAATAAAATCACTATTATACacttaaattcaaaaattcttAAAGCTGGAGTACAAATACATTTTTGTATTATCCATTTTTAAGCAAGTAAAATGACTTAAATGTcttttaaaatagaattttctTTAACTTACATCCagggatatttttgtatttttcatttaggttttttgttattattatagtggTAAAGGGGtgatttagtaattttataaatataaatattattaaaaaaaataattgacgcATGTGTTACACGCACCAACACATAGTTGGTGGTTGTGTTGTTTTGGCGACACAAACAGCGTCATCCGATGGTCAAACATCATCTTCAAGGGTGATGATCGAATCTTTTCGGCAACCCCTCTATTCTTGGGCGGCACGTGAGGTGATCGAAACTCTGGTTTGACAAcggtagtgttttttttctctctctctcctcttggATTTTCAtgtggtttatatttttttgattatcatttgttttgtttgaattaatttttatgatttcatcctctaaattttttctatcaaatttaattcttattcttttgattattatttttattattttagcaaattttttaaattaatatttttttcatttcatcttttgatATTGAATTGGTTAGGAACTTAGCTTATTAACTGGGCATAGGTATATAATTTTAGAGGTTATGATATGGAAGATTAACCTTAGTTTAGTCAAGTTTGTtagaggttttttaaaaaaaattcatgttttttcagtttaatcttTGAGCATTTATATAATAGTTATTTGGCtccattaaatttttcttatttgctttttgattttgaaaatgaccATTTTAATTGAGacccttttttaatttttatttttttaatcaataccTCTCTctgattctttattttatttatttagctttttttagatagcaattttttttaattatcttgaaTGTATTTAATCTTTGAagagattattctaattcatctataatttttttctattttatataaataagctttatttaaaaaataaaaaaacaattattttgaaaaaatattttttaaaattttgtggataatatttataatatatgtaaccttacataatatttttttccctttgattttatttaatcaatttcatgtttttgtctatttctattattatttgattaagtaaaaaattaattttgataacaaAGCTATTAAACAAAATGAGTAAATGACTCGTGTCagttaaatatcttaatttatatttgtctcataattttttcagttttatctttaattatcgttaattttttttttctatttagtaacACAATtagttctcaatttatttaatcagaCTCATCCATAAGCATTTTGATTTACACttggaatatttttatataaaaaacgcATCGAAAAAGcttgtatatttaattttttttgttagaaaaaaaatctgacccACGATGGAGCATGGATCAATTAATTAGTAAGAAAATCTAAAAGTTGTGGGGAATTCACTGTGCAAAATACACTTTGGATctcatcataaaaaattatgggcTAATTCCAAtagtagaaggaaaaaaatcatcattgacACCAAGTTCAACAACTAAAATGGTTGATTATGATATCGACGAGTTCTATTTGGTGAggatattttctattttaatgtcTTTCCACCTTAAAACTGCTCTAAGAACAAAATCTAAGCATATGAAAATTTTGGTTTCTGGGTTTTATGccagtttttttgttatttaagaTCGTTTATTGGTTTATCAATGTGTTTAGAGtcttttctagttattttaggcaaaaatagattgaaaataaGTTTCTAGTGCAAAAAACTAtgtatctcaattttttttagcatcTCAATGCCCAAAATCTAGGAAAAAGTAGACAATGcattatatagattttttttaaaaaaaaaacttggggcAGACAACGTGTCGTCTATCTTAttagaacttaaaaaaaacaaagggccGCATGTACAATCCCTTTTCAAATGGGACAAGCGCTCTACTTTGATTTGTCATGCCCAACAATGTCTAGcctatttctctctctctcttatttctattttttttaattgatgtttttttaatattttttatttatatttaaattaatacatgttctctcttatttatttatttttatttagccttttataaataatgattgtttttaattattttgtacacgtttaatttttgaataaattattctaattcatgtttaatttttgaagagattattctaattcatctatgattttttttgtttaatatgaatgagttttatttttaaaaataaaaaaatttatttttggatagcaTTTCTAATAAGTGCAATattgtgaaatatttttattttttaattttatttaattaatttttggattaaaaatttataaattaatctgaGTTGatctagattaatttaaaaagatgttatcttaatatatgaaaagaaaatgttaaaataacgctatcttaaaaaaaattctaggaatgaacttaatttttaatcgtgtgttattaaatcaattctcttctaatttaatttaaaaatataaattaaatggtcTCCAAGTAGCCATCTAAGCTGAGTTTGGCGGCATTGACAGAAAACAAATTCCCACGGTAATGTGCAGACAGGGAACTGTTCTTATATATTTTGACGCGTCCGCGTCAAAATTAGTAGATTTtctctgaaaaacaaaaaatgttgcAAAAAAAGGCCAAGTCAAAAACGGAGAACAAAAGGAGTTTTGGTTCAATGGATACCTTTCTTACCTTTATTTCAAACCGTccatttttctttgtatttgttctgatggtttttttttattttaattaaataaaggaCATAGAACAAAAGATTTATCTCTTCgtgaaaaaaaagagggaatgagaaattttactaaaaaaatcattttgttttggcaggattttaattattattgttttcataaaaaataattgtcatgtaattaaataaaataaaatttaaaaagctcTCCGCaacacaatatttaaatatgttactctatatctattttttaatttcctaacttgttttttagttatattaacaatttttttaatttaatcctcctcatgttttattaaatagataatatttttaattcacaataatttttttttactgctaTAAAATATGTTGATAATGACTCCACTTTTTTACATTAAAGAAATTGATCCGATATGCGGTGAAGCATTGGACACTGGACTAGTTTGGACCTAAAGCTAGACGAGCATGAACTTCACTTCGTAGTAATAATGGAGATAAGTAATCTAGGGAGCCCTTGGTGCTCCTTTTTATCTTTtggtgtgtttatttttgtcgTTCAAGTTTCTTTCCATTTGAAAAGatatacttgattttttatgtgttttttttttatggttttgatatgttaatgtaaatatatataatataattttaattaaaaaatatttttataaaaatattatatatggcATTAACAAATacacaaatatcaaaaaaagatGGCTTAGAAGTGaggattaataaataaataaaattacgaGGACCAACCGAGTGAACGCGATCGTAAGTTTCTCAtcccatttcttttttcttgaaaattctaaaattttgcTCCTGTGTTCTTTTTATTCGATATTTCTGGGTTTTAGTACGGTTTTTTAAgggtgaatatatatatatatatatatatatatatatatatatatatatatatatatatataaaatgaaaggtTCGAAATCTCTTAAGAAATCTTCAACGGACAGGTTAGATGCATGTGTTTAGTGCTCTGCAGAGTCCTTGCTCTGTTTTCTGTACAGTCCATCCTTATGTGATGCCAATATTGAGCCCTTACTTTCACAGAAATCGTCAGTTCGAACAGTTGAAATATTTACAGCATATATGTTGAGGACAAAGGGTGTTTTTCTCATCAAGTCCAGAGCAAAGCACGCAGAGATGAAATGCAGAAATCAAATCCATTGCCTTTTATTAACAGCTTGATGATGTACATCTTCTTCTTATCACAGTTGATTTTTACCCGCTCCTCCTAGCCATGATCACGTGACTTAAGAATGCATGGTACAGTTACATGACCATGAAGCAAACACGTCAGTACAACATTTAATACTTCTGCAAGTGTGATGATCAGCTAGCGTGCCTCTATCACCAATCAACAATTTCAGACAGGTTTCCATCAATTCTCTAGCTGGGGTCTACTCTCAAAATCAACCGtcaatttgttcaatttcttgcTGCTTATCCTTTGCTGTATAATTCTCAAATCTTGGTCAAAGCTGTGGTTGAATAATGAAAGAggaaatttatttcattagcGCAGTTAAAAAATGTTATAATCAATGATTTTGAACATCAGTCAGTTATTATGTCACCCAGTAATGAAGTACTAACCTTTGAGGGTGTGAAGGTGCGGAAGGAGTTAACATAGAAGCAAGCTTAACAGCATCTTCATGCCGATTAACAACATGATTGAAGCACAGATAGCGCCCATATGATGACACATCTTCATAGATGCAAACGTGGGCATCCACCAAGAAGTTCAAGCCAACAGTCACAAAAACCCCATCTTCATACATTTCTGCTGCTCCTTTCAAATATGGGTTTTTGATGGAAAGATCAGGACTCATCACCAACCCTGCGTTAACAGATACCATATTCACTCCCCTGTCCATTGCCACTGCCCACGCTGTCTTCTCTGCTAGAGTTTTTGACAGAGCATGCCACAACTGCCCAGAAACTCATTTCAGTATATAACAATGTTGATTCATTGGAGGAGATCTTAAATTCAATACATAATTGCACGTAATTAACACTAGAATTGAAGTTCAtataataagtaaataaaagaaGCTGGTACCTTGAATTTACGACAGAAATTGATGTCACTCCAGTGTCTCTCATCAAAGTCCGCTGTTATGGACTTGCGATCATCTCTCCAAATAACAGCAGTTGCTGAGGACGTGAATACGACCTTGTCAATTGTTTCAGTTTGTGCGCACGCTTCTAGCACATTGTGAGCTGCTCTGACCTCCACTTCTGTCATGAATTCCTGCACGGAACCAACGGCCCTTCATTTGTCAAGAGGACAGAAATTTGAACGCTTATTTGCTGCCCATTAACCCGAGATTTAGACAACAATCGGTCGACACCCGTCTCTCTCAAAGGTTTAAAGCATATTAAAACAGATATGGCCTCTTGTTAGTATAAGTGGTCGATTGTAATAACGAAGACTTTTCCTTGGCTAATAATAGAGGAGACCCTTAACCGTGATGAGCCCAATTAGCCTAGAAGTCAAGCAATTAATCAAAGCCATTTAACAACTCTTACGAACTTGACGAATTGAacatattaaaactaattaCTGGTTAACATGTTGTGTGTACAAGAATAATTAAGCAGGCCGCCGGTCCCTTTCAAAGGTTTTCAAAAGGCTGGAGAGCCgtgatattaataattttataggttatgaggttgttttttttttgttttaaaaatatttttgaaaagatataaaaaaatttattttttaatatattgatattaaaataaatttgaaaaagtaaaataaaaaaattattttaatatattttcaaacaaaaaatattttaaaaaataattcctaTCAAAAGTCAAAATGTACAAAACTTATTAGTGTGTGAATTAGTTATATATGGATAAAAAGTTAGCCTAACTTCCAATTATAATTAATACACGTCTTTTTTTCGGTGAGCTGTGATGGTAATGCAACCCAtggaaattaaagtttaaattgaCATGCAATTATGCACCTACATTATTAATTACTTTTAGTAAACGAAGGGCATAACATCAAAGCACATGAATTTAAATcccttttattaattaatttaaacttcAGAGCTTGTTGATAACTTTGCAATTTGCTGGCATTCTCTCaatcattaaatatattaagagtTATACTCGGTTTGTTTAGCATAAATTCTAGATctgttataaaaattatttatagatttcttttattattggaCTAATGATTTAGCTGTTATTAAccattctaatatatatatatatatatatatatatatatatatatatatatatatatatatatatagagagagagagagagagaaatatattgaaaagggTGAATTCGCGGTGCTTGTATTCACCAGGCAGCGCGCGGTAGCTTGTGCTGCTTTTTCTTGATCTACTCTAAGGTGTCGGCCGGAGATCTCATATGCTAAGTGCGGTTGAATGTACTTTTAGATCATGAAAAGGAAAGATCAACTTACATCATAGGAGGATTGATCCTGTGGAGGCTCAAAGTTGTAGAACACACCACAACAGCCTCTTAATGCATCAATTATGCTCTTATAGTCAAAAGGATCTGCATACAGAACCTTCAGCTTCTTCTTATCACAAGATAGGCCGCCGAATTGCAACTCACCTGATTCAAATCATCCAAGACAATTATGAATTGGCCCATGCATGCAAAAACAACGACAGAAAGAAAGACGTCCGGCCAAGTAGTTAGTAAAAgatcaacaaataaataaaaagaagagagagattgaGCATTACAGTCATGGTTTTGAACCGCAGCATGAACAGTGTAGCCTCTTTGGAGGAGCCTTTCAACCAAGCTAAACCCAAGGCTGCCTGAAGCGTCCATCACACAAACTGTGTTTGTGATGTGATGGAAAGAAGCCGGTGCCATTTGAGAGGGAAGAGAGGAGACACTCTTTTATTTAACTCGAAGAGTAGTGTGTTTTGTATGGTAGGGAGAGTTGTTTAGATGGGTGACTTCGGGGGGGTGTGTATATATTGAATAAGGGAGGAGAAAACGACAACAAGTTTCGAGGAATTGGgaatttttttcccctaaaattTTTGGGTAGAGGGAGTTAGactggtgtgtgtgtgtgtgtgtgtgtgtgtgtgtgtgtgtgtgtgtgtgtgtgtgtgtgtgtgttatttttttatattgagattaatatttatttatttttaaaatgttattttaaaataaataaatatgatctttattataattgtgaaaacggtagtatttatttattttttaaatttaatatttaaaattactcttaataaaattatctctactattttttaaaaaaagaaagttgccGGTGATAGTATAAACCAGGCAACTTGAGGCTTGCAGATAGCATTaactctttattttcttataaaaaaaaaatattgtgctaatttgaaaaagaaaaaaaaatgtggccAGCATTCAAAGAGCGTGGCTGTAGGTGGTTGTGGTAGGAAAAAAATGTGGCCAGCATTCAAAGAGCGATGTGTGTGGCCAGTTAATCACAGGAGGAGGAGGTGCGGGAGAATTGATGAAATGGAAACATGAAGGATTTGGGCAAATGATGGTCAACGATGGGAGTGAGCAAGCATATTTCTACACGGAGCAACTATATGTTGGCAGACAGACTGATATCATTCATTTCTCTCAATGCCTTGCCTGCCCATGATCGTATAATATATAGGATGGCAGAGGCAAATCTTTTAACTTAATTCTTGCTCCGAATCTATCTACATTTCCGTGTGTTATAAAGGCTTTGACTTCGAACTTttgttttatcaataaaaaaaatatttggttgcgtgtttttaaaaaagttttttaaataatatgatttggGATATTTActtgattgagaaaaaaaatgatatataaattagtgtttttaaacCCGGTTTGGTGGCGGACCCGATCCAAGACCCGGATCatcgggttttgaccgggtcacccAGGTCAACCccattttttataaatcaaaacaacattgttttgataaagaaaaatagtCAACAGGTTTTGCCGGGTCGGCCGAGTTTTAAACTACCCCTATTTTTCATAAACTCGGCCCAGTTCCAGCTTCGGATCAGCCTAGTTCTGGGTCGACCCGTCGggccgagttttaaaactataatataaagcagcttaaaaaaattaaaacatgaaacttgccaaaaaaaagaaggaaagttaggaaaaaaacaaacaatgaagttattcaatcaaaaatggaggaaaaaaaattgacatgaatCAACCTGATCAAGTATGGAAGATATACAAGccaatagaaatataaaaaaaaaaaccgaagttGAATCCCAAATATTTTCATgtcgaatgataaaattgaaaagataatcaatttaaaaagtaatcaaaaAACACTAAGCAAAccaatttttattatatggATAATGTAAATAAgataatcaaatataatgcaaactAGAAAACATCGCGGAACTCAATTTCAAAATAACTTGATATTAAAggacaaaacacaaaaaatattaaatttaaaaagagcaatcatagaaaaaaaatcgagctaacccgttaaacccgcaGTCCAAGCGATGGGACCAGAatagacaaataaaaaagaaatcagagAAAATCATGAAGCTTGATACCAAAAAATATCTCAACCTTGAAGGATGGAATAAACATAATAATTCCCAACCAATAcaatattgagggatgaaattaaaaaaaaaatcaacttaaaaaatttgtcaaagtaaatccaataaaaaacgacaaataaaaaaactcatgacaACTTAGGTCATTTTGCAAATTCACAAGAAATCATATAAAAGgcatataaagaaaaagaatggagTCTAATCgctaatgataaaaatatttaatgatgaaattgaaaaaaaatcatcttttaaaaaaaaataataaaccaaTTCGAGCAAAGTAAATCCAAGTTAATATTCATTAACTAAAGTAAATCCAACAAAGAACAACATATAAACAAACATGAGAaaacccatgtttttttttaaattagtaaaaaactccacagaaaaaaataaaaattatggatCCCACTATCCAATTGAATAATTGTTGAACAATGAAACTTAAAAACCACGAGCTTaaagaaagggaaaataaaaatcaagcaaacttGGACAAATTTCTTAAAACTGGGTTAATctctaaaatatataacatgTGAAATCCTAAACTTGAACTTACTTAAGGAGCTCAATTCCAAATAAATCTagtgttgaatgataaaattaaattttctaaagtaaaaaaatgtagtaaaaataacatgataaaaattgatagggaaaaaaaaaagctttaggagaatgaaaatgtaaaaaaaaaaatttatctcaaataaaaaaaataacgataaaaagaataaagattaaatttgaaagaataaaaaattaaaggtggtaaaatagaaaactaattctaatcttataaattatttttaaaaaaaagcatttcaaatattgaagaaaaaaattgaaaataaaattaatttaaaaaattaacaaaaaaatgattttttagattcaactgattttcatttttttaatagtaattttgagttgtttttgggTTATTGGGTGGTTTATATAGATTATTATGGTATTTTTGAGGTATTTTTGggtgaaaattgattttttagatgttttctctcttttttttttatttcacttcctaaactcttttattttttatttttttataagtcaaAAACTGAATtggattgaaaatttaatttttgaaaacacaTATAGAAATTTGgggtaaaaaatagattatgaaaacTATCATCATAAgtctctttctttattattattattattattattattattattattattattattatgttagtgaaaaaaaaaaaaggagaagttcatattttttctgattcaaaataaataagaataggATTTATTATATTGAACATTTAAAACTAGACTTGGATgatctaatattatatttaaaaaccatagacaaattatattcttattactcaaaagtattttcaaataagaGAGTTTTGCAccattttaactttattttgatttttgagctttttattatttttttaaaaaagtaaaaatttatttagcatACGccctttttaataatttaacaagAAATCGTGGGCCGATATGGCCCAATTTAAATTCAAGGCAAACAGATCCAAgtaatttctttcaaataaaattaaacacagaaaacattaaaaaacaaaacaaaaaatatcggTGATCGGAGAACCAAATCCTGGACATGAGCGAGCCGCGAAACCCACCGTCGGGACTAAGAATCTCCATGACCGAACCTATCCGCTCCTTTCTCCTCTCAGCTTCGAAAGACGGGGATGTACCTCGAGAACTGCAGGATCTCGCTCTCAATCTCTCCTCTCAAAATAACCTACACTACAAGTCCTTCCGTAGTATATGGATCCGATCCCCACCCTCAACCCGACCACCCGACTTGATCCGCCTCTTCTCCGGTTCCAATTTCATCCTATCCAGCCCCAAGCCCAGAGAAAAggttataataattaaagaaaagcaCTCTATCTCTCTATTCACTCGtttgttttgacttttttttttttaatttggttattattgttgttgttgttgttactatagAGTGAAGAGCTCAAGGCGAGATTGAGGAAACTTGAAGAAATGGCAGAGAGGAAAGCGTATGCAGAGCTAGTTAAGGATATTACGCCGCGGAAGAATACCGATGAGCCCTTCTCTTCTTATAAGGATCAGATGGGCTTTGGTCAGTTTTTCATTCATTTGCATCTgcttcttattgtttttttacaggATTCGAATTTTTAGTTACACTTTAATCCAACTCTTAATGAATTGGTCATATATGGTCAGTCACTTGCTGTTGAATTTGTGGGGTTAGTGATGTTTTATTTTGGAGAAAGTTGGGAGGGATttgcaaattttaatttttatggaatCACAATCTTGCTACATGCATGCCTGCTGCCTTCAATTGTATGATAAAAAATTGTTAAGGTAATTAAGAAAGACGGTTGAGAATGTATCCCAGCTATCAGTGAATCTATTTTTCATGCTTTTATTTCCCTCCCTCGGAAAAAAGAGTTGCATTATTCGGAAACGGGAAATCTTTGAATTGTAGAATCTTTCTGATTGAGGGAGTATCATTCCCAATATTCAGTCAGTGAACAaatgcttaatttttaaatggATGATAGTACGGGGTGTGACAAGGTAGGAAAGTGTCAAGTTACATTAACATCTTCAATTAACATGTCTGGTTCCCCTCTTTTATTCCCTGCAATTCTTTTAGCACATTTTCCTAGTTGAAGTTTTCCTTTGGTAAGTGTTGTTGCACTATGTCAAACTATTGACTCCGTGGGATTGTTGTCCCGGGCTTTAATTGCATCCTTTTAGTTGTTCACCTGTGGATGAACAGAATCTAACACAGTCATTGTGTGCACTTCACAACTTGAGTTACTAGTGACTGATTTTTGCTGATTCTCTGTAGCCATATGAAGtttcttgttattttgttaTCCCCGACAAGAGCCCCTTTATAAAGTTCATTGCCCCTGATAATTTGCATTTTTAATGCATCTCCTAGCTTGTGATTGTAGTGACTCTCTAGACGTGTTTAATTTCCTCTAAGTAAGGAGACAACTTTCCTCCTTTTCAAATCTTCAAATTTGTCTATTTTGGTTAACCTGAAGCTTTTGTCAATCATAACTTTCTGCAGGTTTGCATGTTGTTCTTATCATGTTTACTGGCTATCTGGTTGGATATGCAGCATTTAGAGCTTTGTTTGGCCACAGTCCTGCCATGGTAACATCAGATGCTATTTTCCCTCcatttaaagttgtttttactCCTCAAAGCATTTCAAATTATCTGCTTTCTTAAGAAATGCCAccctagatttaaaaaaaaaatcatctgcaATCTTGTTGGTTGGGATTGTCTTTTATCACATGCTTACATGTGCATTTACAatcacgcgcgcgcgcgcacacacactgGTCCAACCattcttttctatttctctaGATTGATGTTAATGGCACACTTTTCTAACATTCCAGAGTGCTGCTGGAGGCATTCTTGGATTGGTTTTTGGAATGCTTGTAGaaacttttcttttcataattcGAACTTCCAACCCCGATCCTAGATCATCAACTTCTAACACTTCTAAGCTAAAGAAGAATCAATAGAATTGACACAAACAGGTCAGCTCTTTTAAATCTTTGGTGTTACATCCCGATTTGTTGAAATATGTTATTTTCTGAATATGCAAATTAAGAGGCTATATGGCTCTATATGTGCAGATGCATCAGTAGGcttgattataatttttcttttcaacgaTCAGTTTGCATTTGACGACTCTGGATTTTGATGAAGAAGCATGAAGAAGAGATACAGGTGCCTTAATACCTGCACGAATGTTGTTACCATGACTGTTGACATCAAAACTGTTAGTTCAATGTACCTCTTCtctattagaaataataatgtGTGTTGTTTGTCACATCTAATTTGTGCAATTGCAACAATTTTCATATACCCGCATTTCcctgaaaagaaataaatcagCATGCACTAAGTCCTTTCATAGGGTTGATAAAACCCTTTATCCCATATCTTCTGATGGGGATCTTGGGACATACACGATGGTGTAACCTAACATTATTTCGTATTGCGCATGAAACTTGTGCATTAGTGAATAGTAATTACAGAAGACGATAATAAGAGGGTAGTCCGAGACTGACATAAAGCGAAGTCTCCTCTTTTCTAAATTTGCAATTATATTGAAATCTCACGTGCTAATCCGAATACCTTTTGATATGAGTCAACACTGGTGCAGGTATTCCTGAGCCCTTGCTTTGCAGCAAGGTT is part of the Populus nigra chromosome 8, ddPopNigr1.1, whole genome shotgun sequence genome and harbors:
- the LOC133700998 gene encoding cinnamoyl-CoA reductase-like SNL6; translation: MAPASFHHITNTVCVMDASGSLGFSLVERLLQRGYTVHAAVQNHDCELQFGGLSCDKKKLKVLYADPFDYKSIIDALRGCCGVFYNFEPPQDQSSYDEFMTEVEVRAAHNVLEACAQTETIDKVVFTSSATAVIWRDDRKSITADFDERHWSDINFCRKFKLWHALSKTLAEKTAWAVAMDRGVNMVSVNAGLVMSPDLSIKNPYLKGAAEMYEDGVFVTVGLNFLVDAHVCIYEDVSSYGRYLCFNHVVNRHEDAVKLASMLTPSAPSHPQSFDQDLRIIQQRISSKKLNKLTVDFESRPQLEN
- the LOC133700773 gene encoding uncharacterized protein LOC133700773 isoform X1 — protein: MSEPRNPPSGLRISMTEPIRSFLLSASKDGDVPRELQDLALNLSSQNNLHYKSFRSIWIRSPPSTRPPDLIRLFSGSNFILSSPKPREKSEELKARLRKLEEMAERKAYAELVKDITPRKNTDEPFSSYKDQMGFGLHVVLIMFTGYLVGYAAFRALFGHSPAMSAAGGILGLVFGMLVETFLFIIRTSNPDPRSSTSNTSKLKKNQ
- the LOC133700773 gene encoding uncharacterized protein LOC133700773 isoform X2, yielding MSEPRNPPSGLRISMTEPIRSFLLSASKDGDVPRELQDLALNLSSQNNLHYKSFRSIWIRSPPSTRPPDLIRLFSGSNFILSSPKPREKSEELKARLRKLEEMAERKAYAELVKDITPRKNTDEPFSSYKDQMGFGLHVVLIMFTGYLVGYAAFRALFGHSPAMFAFDDSGF